TTCTTTGTTTGGTACATATACGAATGAGCCATCTTCCATTTTGTATGATATACCGGCTTTTTCACCATTTCCTTCACCAATATTTCCTTGAGATTTAAAAGTTTTTATCTCTTTACCTTTTTTAACCATAATTTCCATGTTTTTCTTTCCAGAGTTTTTTATAACAGTCACATCATCACTACTAAACGGATTTAGTGGATTTTGAGAGATTATAATAAGTAGAGCTGCAATAACAACCAAAAAGATATCTATTAAGTTAATTACTGAGTTCATTGGATTATTATCATCATCTTCATTTAG
The DNA window shown above is from Sulfurimonas hongkongensis and carries:
- a CDS encoding DUF2149 domain-containing protein, encoding MAIRLLNEDDDNNPMNSVINLIDIFLVVIAALLIIISQNPLNPFSSDDVTVIKNSGKKNMEIMVKKGKEIKTFKSQGNIGEGNGEKAGISYKMEDGSFVYVPNKEAKI